TGCGTGGTGGCATAGTCGAAACCGTAGCCTATATCCCAGGCCAGATGCCGGATGCCATTACAGAGGTGGAAGAACAGCGCAAAGGTGAATGCGAACGTCAACAACTGTCCGTACCACGCGGCTACATGGCTATGCACGCCAGCGTACGCATCGGGCCCCGCCGCGGCCGCGGCTACCAGCAGTACGAACACGAACGCACCGAAGCCGAGCAATGCGCCGGTAGTGCGATGCGAAATCGATAATATGACGGTCAGCGGCAGCCTGTATATCTGCAGATGCGGTGACAGGGGGCGCGAATCAGGTGTCATGCAAACGGCTCCGAATTATTTACAGCTTTGTACGGCTTGATTTTTTTGACGCTTGGCTCACGCCGTGCGCAGAGCAGTATGGCGGTGATTCGCCACAGTAAAAAATCATCGATGAATCGAATACCGACTGCCGGGCAAGATGGCGAAAGTACGTGAAAACGGCACTGGGTTCAATAGTTGGCTGCGTTCGCCGTGGCGCCGGGTTTGCGCGCGCCGGCAAGATGTAGTCCACTGATTGCAGTGTCGCCCGCCGCGGATGCGACACTGCGATTAGCCATGATTTCCAAGAAAACTTCCACCCAGCCGCCTGCGGCATCTGGTGCTGGGCGATCAGCTCAGCCGCGGAGGCGCCGCATTTGACGATTTCGATATCGATCGCGACGCTGTGTGGATGGCGGAGGAGAGTGACGACCACAAGCACCGTAGACTTTTTTTATACCGACAATGGGAGCCATTGCTTGAAAACCGTGGACCTGATTACATTCATATTGATTATCATCGGTGCCCTTATCTGGGGCTCGGTGGGGGCGTTCGACTTCAATCCGGTGGCCATAGCGTTTGGCCCCGCGCATGCAGCAACGCGGGGGATATATATACTGGTGGGCTTGAGCGCCGTTTACCATGCGATCGCGTTCAGGGCGATTCAACAGCGCTGGCGTCCGCGGACCAGCCGCACGCTTTAGCAGGACGTTGAAAAAGGGCCGTCCTGCCCTTTTTCAACTCGACGGGTCCGGCGCATGTCCGGACCCGTCTGCGCGAATCAAACACTTGCGTGTTTAATTCGCGGGCAGGGCATCCATGCCCCGCATTAGCAGGCTGGTTTTCAACAGCCTGCTAGTTCTCAGCTTGCGGGCTCCATGCCCATGGCCGACAGCGCCTGCTCGGCAGCCTCGGCCCAGCCCCGGTTCGCGGCAGGGTCGGCCGGGCTCGGATGCGGTATCACGCCGACCTTGCGGTCACCCGCCACTTGCGTAGCACGTTCCGCGGCGAAGCGGCCGATCCCGATAACATACCGTGGGGACAGCCAGTCCAGCGCGCGCGCAAGCGCGGAATCGCATATCGCGAACAGCGCCTGTCTTTCCGCGCGCGAGAGTTTGTCCGGCGTGCGATTTCTGCCGCTCGCCTCAAGAAAGCCCAGCGGGCAATAGTTC
Above is a window of Gammaproteobacteria bacterium DNA encoding:
- the sdhC gene encoding succinate dehydrogenase, cytochrome b556 subunit; the encoded protein is MTPDSRPLSPHLQIYRLPLTVILSISHRTTGALLGFGAFVFVLLVAAAAAGPDAYAGVHSHVAAWYGQLLTFAFTFALFFHLCNGIRHLAWDIGYGFDYATTHNTAVIALIASAGLTLLLWIVVIATRWSS
- a CDS encoding DUF378 domain-containing protein, which codes for MKTVDLITFILIIIGALIWGSVGAFDFNPVAIAFGPAHAATRGIYILVGLSAVYHAIAFRAIQQRWRPRTSRTL